In the Devosia sp. SL43 genome, one interval contains:
- a CDS encoding DNA polymerase III subunit chi — protein sequence MPDVLFYHLEPRPLEAVIPQLLEKTLERGWRAVVEVGSTERAEALDAHLWTYRDDSFLAHGLAGDATDAHQPILITTGPDNPNGAACRFFVDRAVPQSAEGYERIVYMFSGHDPDAVAEARIAWKALREGNTVTYWQQEADGRWVKKA from the coding sequence ATGCCCGACGTCCTCTTCTACCATCTCGAACCGCGCCCGCTCGAAGCGGTCATCCCCCAGCTTCTGGAGAAGACCCTTGAACGCGGCTGGCGCGCGGTGGTCGAAGTCGGCTCGACCGAGCGAGCCGAGGCGCTCGACGCCCATCTCTGGACCTATCGCGACGACAGCTTCCTCGCCCATGGCCTGGCCGGTGACGCCACCGATGCGCACCAGCCCATCCTCATCACAACAGGTCCCGACAACCCCAACGGCGCCGCCTGCCGCTTCTTCGTCGATCGCGCGGTGCCACAATCGGCCGAGGGCTACGAGCGCATTGTCTACATGTTCTCCGGCCACGATCCCGATGCAGTCGCCGAAGCTCGCATTGCCTGGAAAGCCCTGCGCGAGGGCAACACGGTGACCTATTGGCAGCAGGAAGCCGACGGGCGCTGGGTCAAGAAGGCATGA